From the genome of Mucilaginibacter paludis DSM 18603:
CTCCGGTATGGGGCTATAATAATTGATTACGATATAAAAACAACAAAAATGAAAAATCAAAGCAAATTGATATTGCTGCTGCTCTGCCTTCTACCATCCTTTTTAATGGCACAGAACGGCAATACACCTGTAAAACCGTTGACTGAATTACAGCAAAATTTTGTAGACCTGCGTTTTGGCATGTTCATTCACTTTAACATGCCCACTTATGCTAACCAGGACTGGCCCGATCCTGAAATGCCCGCCTCCGCTTTTAATCCAACCAAACTCAATTGCGATCAGTGGGCAAAGGCCGCTAAAACTGCCAACATGGCTTATGGCTGTATTACCACTAAGCACCATAGCGGATTTTGCATCTGGGATACCAAAACAACAGATTATAACGTCATGAACAGCCCTTTAAAAAGGGATGTGGTTAAAGAGTATGTAGATGCTTTCCGCAAAAATGGTTTAAAAGTATTCCTTTATTATTCCATACTGGATACTCACCACTATTTAAGGCCTAACTGTATAACTCCCCAACACAGTAAAATGGTGAAAGCGCAGCTGACCGAGCTGTTAACCCATTACGGGCCTATCCAGGCGCTGATTATTGACGGCTGGGATGCCCCATGGTCAAGAATTTCGTATGATGATATCCCTTTTGAAGAAATATACCGACTGGTGAAATCATTACAGCCTAATTGTTTACTGATGGACCTGAACGGCGCCAAATACCCGCAGGAGGCTTTATATTATACCGATATTAAAACTTATGAAATGGGTGCCGGGCAGCGCATTGCCAGCAGTGGAAACCGCCTGCCATCTTTGGCCTGCTTGCCATTGCAGCAAAATTGGTTTTGGGAAACCAGCCATCCAACAACCCCGGTAAAAGATCCGGTTAAACTGGTAAATGAAACGCTGATCCCGTTAAATAAAGAGAACTGCAATTTTATACTAAACGTAGCGCCAAACCGTGACGGCCTGATGGATGATAACGCCTTAGCCGCGCTTAAGCAAATTGGCGAACTATGGCATAACCAGGGCCCCCTGCCCCCTTTGCCTAATTCAGGTTTGCCCATTATTTCACATAACCTGGCCAAACACGTACCTGCAAACTCCAGTTGGAGCGATGATTCTGCAATTATGGATTTTGCGAATGATGATGATTTTGGCACCTCTTGGGTTTCCAACTCCACTATTAAAAAACCATGGTTTGAACTGAATTTTAAAAATGATACGGAGTTTAACACGATTACAATTGCAGAAGAAAAGGCCAATATCAAAAGCTATACGCTTAGCTGTTATCACAATGGTGCCTGGATTACCCTGTTTAGCGGAGAAAATACAAATAAAATAAAGATACACCGTTTAAAGCAGATGACCGGAAGTAAGATCAGAATGCAAATTGAAAGCTATGATCATCAACCGTCTATCGCGGAATTTGGTGTTTATAATGAACGAAGATAAATCCGGGTAGATGCTCGTTTGCAACAAGATCCTCCTCGGTATGACATTTTTTTCAAATTCACCTTTCCCAAACTATGTCGAGGAGGATCTTTTGCGTGCGATAGACCTGCTGCAAAACGTGAACGGTTGTCGTCCTGGCGCAAAATGCCTCCTCGTTCACATTTTTTTAAATTTATTAATCCCCAACAACGTCCGCACGAAGGAGATACCTTTTCCGGGGATGAACTACAGCGTAGCAGTCGCATGCAAAAGAGTCGCTTCTGCCTTGCTTCATGTCAACGATAAAATGCCGGTTATAGCCGGATAAAAATTCATTAATAATCAATCAAGGATACCGAATTTTGACACAAGACACTCCAGGCAAAGTACTCTTGGCTTAAAACCAATCGGTTTCTATAGAGATAGCCTGATCACCAATAGCTGCCCCCCGGTTTAAGAGCCGTCTTTTATCAGGCACAACATTAGCCGTTGTGTTAACTAATCAACAATTAATCTGCAATAGGCCCCCCAATATCCTGCAAACCGATATTTTAGCGACTAACAATTCAATTTAAGTGTAAAACATACATTAGCAACAAACAAGTTTGCCCTTAACGTTGTTGCAAAGCAAAGCTGCAATATGAGCTGTAAAGCGTAAATAGCAACAAATTCAGGGTTTAATGATACCTTTTGCACATTATTTGTTGTGATATTGAATCATAAGCATTAACTATAGAAAAACTCTACCAAATTGGAAAAATTAGGACGGATTGCCCTTAAAACACTATTGTGGGTGATAGGCATTGTTATTTTGCTGGTATTACTTGTATTGATTTTAATACAAGTTCCGGCAGTACAAAATTTCGCTAAGGACAAAGCCGTCACTTTTTTACAAAGCAAAATCAAAACCAAAGTTAAGATTGACCGGCTAAGCGTAGAGTTCCCCAAAATGCTGGTTTTAGAGGGTGTTTATTTTGCCGATCAGAAAGGCGATACGCTTTTGGCCGGCGACAAGCTTAAGGTTAACATTACCATGATGCAGTTGCTCCACAAAAAGGTGGAGATCAACGAAATAAATTTGCAGGGAATTACAGCCAACGTGGTGCGGACTCCCGACAGCGCCTTTAACTATACCTATATCATGAAGGCTTTTATGGGCGAGCAAAAAAACGAACCCAAGCCTACCGATACTACGTCGACATTAAAATTCTCGCTGGATAAGGTTATCCTGGATAAGATCAACATCAAATATAATGATGCCATCAGCGGTAACAACGTTAAATTTTTACTGGGCCATTTTGATACACGGGTTAAAAACTTTGACCTGGATAAGATGAAGTTCAACATTCCCAAGATTACTCTCGCCGGATTTGATGCCACCATCATCCAAACGCCCACCGGCCCAAGCGTTGTTGCTGCGCCAGATACAGCTGTTAAACCACTGAACCTGACTCTGGACCTGGGTGTGATTGATCTTTCCAAAATCAATGTAAATTACCAGGGCGGAGAAATGAAAACCAAGGTAAACCTGGGCAGATTGCTGGTTGAGATGGATAAAATAGATTTGAAGAACCAGAAAGTGGCGATCAAAAATATCCAACTTGAAAACACCAACGGACAGCTGTCGTTATTAAAACCACAAACTGTGCAGAAGGCCGTAGTAAAGGCCATTAAAAAAGCCGATACGCTGGTAGCATCTCCGCAAAGCGGTAAAGGGTGGTCGCTCGCCCTCAATAAAATCAGCCTCGTGAACGATAATGTTAAATTTGACAACGAGGCGCAAAAAGTTTTAGCCAAAGGGATTGATTTTGCGCACATGGATATCCGTAATCTGAACGGAGACGCACAGGACATTGCTTATAGCCCCACCCAAATATCGGGCAGGGTAAATACTTTCGCTTTTAGCGATAAGAGCGGCCTGAAAGTGGAAAAATTTCATACAACGTTTTTATACGGCGAAAAGCAATCATACTTAAACGACCTGTACCTGCAAACCCCCTACACCGTTTTACAAAATCAGGTACAAATAGGCTACCAGTCGTTAGCCGACATGACTGCTAAATTGGGCGAGTTACGCATTAATGCCAACTTAAACGGAAGTAAATTAGGCCTTCGGGATGTTCTAATATTGATGCCCACCATGGCCAGTATGGAGCCATTCAAAAGTTCGCCCAATGCCGTTTTTAAAGTAAACGGCAAAGTAAACGGACAGGTTAATAATTTGCGTATCCCCAACCTGGAGGTTACAGGTTTAAGCAATACGCACATCAAGGCATCGGCAACGCTAAAAGGCTTGCCCGATATGGCCAAGGCTTATTTTGACGTTAAAATTGACGACTTTAATACCAGCGCTACGGATATTAACAAGCTTGCCCCCGCAGGCAGCATACCATCAAGTATACGTATACCTGCGGTGATGAATTTGAAAGGCATCTTTAAAGGAGGCATAAAAAACTTCAATACCAACTTAAACCTGCACTCGAGCGATGGAAACGTGGCGGCTATTGCCAGCATGAGCAGCGGCAAGGCCAAAGGCTCCGAAGTTTATTCGGCCGATATTAAGGCTAATAATTTAAATGCAGGCAAACTGCTGAAGCAAGAAAAGAATGTAGGCTACTTAACTTTAACGGCTAAGGTTAAAGGCTCGGGCACAGATATGAAAACCGCCGTTGCCCAATTTAGCGGCGATGTGGTGAGCGCCGATGTAATGGGTTACAAATACCATAACCTGGTAATGAACGGAACCGCCAACCGGGGATTAATTAATGTTGCAGCGCGCATGAAGGATCCTAATATAAGCTTCGCGCTTAATGCCAAGGCCAACATGACCAAGAAATATCCGGCTGTCAATATGACGTTGAACCTGGATAGCATTAACTTACAAAAGCTGCATTTTGCCAAAGATGACCTGCGCTTACATGGCAAGCTGATTGCGAACCTACCAACTGCCGACCCGGATTACCTGAACGGAAACATTAAGCTAACCGATATGATGGTAGCCAACAAGGGCCAGGTAATTCGTATGGATTCGGTGATAGTACTGGCAACCGCCAATGCCGACAGCAGCACCTTGAGATTAAGAAGTGATATGCTTACCGCCCACCTGGCAGGTAAATACAAATTGACCGAAATGGCGCCCGCCTTGCAGGATGTGATTAATAAATATTTTAACACAGCACCGGCTAATGCCAAAACGGTTAAGGTAAAATATGCGGCACAGCAATATGTTTTTGATGCCCGTTTGGTTAAAACGCCGTTGTTTACTCAATTTGTGCCCGATTTAAAACAACTGGACCCTGTAGTATTTAAAGGAAGCTTTGACAGCCAATCGGGCAAACTTGTAGTGAACGGATCGGCCACGAAGGTTGTTTATGGCACCAATATCGTTAATAACCTGAAGCTGAATATCAATACGGATAACGCTTTGAATTATAGCGTTACTGCCGACCAGGTAAAAGCATCGCAGGTTAATTTATTATACCCATCGATCACCGGCAACGCACAGAACAATAAGTTGACCACCACAGTCCAGATCAGGGATGTGAACAAAAAAGAGCGATACCGCATAGCGGGTGTTTTAAGCACGATGGCTGGCGAATACCAGTTCAGCTTTTTACAAGACGGCCTGTTTTTGGACTATACACAGTGGACGGTTAGCGCCAATAACTCGCTGCAATTTGGCAGCAAGGGTATTATGGCTACCGATTTTGCCATCAGCAACGCCAACCAGGTATTAAGTGTAAATACATCGCCACCACAGTATAACGGGCCGTTAAACGTTGAATTTAAAAATTTTCGGATAGAAACCTTAACCAAACTGGCCGAGCAAGACGCCTTACTGGTAGGTGGTGTAATTAACGGCAGCGCCAATGTAACCAACCTGGATAAAGCGGTCACCTTTACATCAGACATCAATATATCCGATTTTAACTTTAAAGGAGATACGCTCGGCAATATTGCCGCTAAAGTTAACAACCAAACCGCCAACGCCTTTGCAGCCAATGTAAGCATCACGGGCAAGGGTAACCAGGTTAATTTGGATGGCTTTTACTATACCGACAAAAGCAGCTTTGATATGAACCTGGATATTGTAAATCTGAACCTGAAAAGTATTGAAGGCTTCTCTTTCGGAAACCTCAAACAGGCAAGCGGTTCCATTAACGGCAAGCTCAAAATTACAGGTACTGCTGATGCGCCTAACGTGAGGGGAGATGTGAATTTCAACAACGCGGCGGTTAACATTGCCATGATCAACTCGTACTATAAAATGCCTAACGAAAAGATCACCTTTAACAACGACAGCATTTTATTTAACAATTTCACACTGATCGACTCCGCAGGCAATAAGGCTGTAGTTGCAGGTACCATCTATACCAAAACCTATAAAGATTACAAGTTCGGGGTAGATATCTCGATGGATAACTTCAGGGTTTTCAATGCCACGCAGGCCGACAGCAAATTGTATTATGGCCAGGTTTTTCTGGATACGCGCTTAAAAATACGCGGCGATATGAATAAACCTATTGTAGATGGTAGCCTGAAGGTAAACGATAAAACCAAGCTAACTGTAGTATTGCCGCAAAGCGACCCTGGTATTGAGGATCGGAAAGGTGTGGTTGTTTTTGTAGATAAGAAGAAAACCAAGGCCGATTCGGTATTTAAAGGCAAACTTGATTCGCTGAAACGCTCCAGCATTACCGGCCTGGATGTTTCCATGAACCTCACCATTGATAAAGAGGCTGATTTTACCATTGTGGTGGATGCGGCCAATGGAGATATTGTACATATTAAAGGCGACGCTCAATTAAACCTGGGTATCGATCCAAGCGGAAAAACCAATTTAACAGGAACATTTACTGTGAACGAAGGTTCGTACGACTTATCATACCTCACCATCAACCGGAAGTTTTCGTTTAAAAGAGGAAGTACCATAACCTGGCAGGGAGACCCTACCAGTGCTGCGCTGGATATGACAGCTATTTATATTGCTAACGTTCCGCCGATTGACCTGGTTGATAACCAATTATCCGGCGAGACTGAACGTACCATGTACAAACAAAAGTTGCCTTTTAACGTGGAACTGACTTTAAGAAACGAACTTTTAAAGCCCGACATTACTTTCGGTATCACGCTGCCATCCAATACCAATTACAATGTGTCGTCGGATGTACTGTCAACCGTAAACAATAAACTTGATCAGCTCCGTCAGGATCCTAACGAATTGAATAAACAGGTATTTGCTGTTTTACTGCTCAACCACTTTATAGGCGAAAACCCTTTGCAAAGCCAGGGTGGCAGCACTACCGTAGAAGGCCAGGTACGGTCGAGCGTGAGTTCTTTGCTATCCGATCAATTAAACCAGTTAGCCGGTAACATGATAGCAGGCGTCGATCTCAATTTCAACCTGCAGTCTGGCGAGGATTACTCATCGGGTACAGCAACCAACCGTACCGATTTAAATGTAGGTTTATCCAAACGCTTTTTAAACGACAGGCTCACCGTAAACGTAGGCAATAACTTTAACCTGGAAGGGCAACAAGCTAATGAAAAGGCTACCAATATTGCCGGAGATATTTCTGTAAACTATAAATTGACCAAAGATGGCCGCTATATGGTGAGGGCCTACCGTAAAGACCAATATATTGTGATACAGGGCCAGGTAGTAGAAACCGGTGTTGGATTTGCCTTAACAGTAGATTTTAACCGCTTTAGCCAAATCTTCAGGACCAAAACCCGGCGCGAAAAAGAAATGATCAAAAATCAAAAGCAGCAGGAAAAGGAGCAGAAAGAAAAAGACAAGGAAAAAGAAAAAGCTGTAGAACAAACTGAAGATGATCAAAAAAAACAAAAAACTTCCAAATAAAATGATTAAGCACCTACCCTATCTATTTTTGTTGACTTTGATTATAGGCGGCTGTAGCAACATAAAATATTTGCCTAAAAACGAAAAGTTATACACTGGCGCTAAAGTTATTATTACCGATAAGGATACTAAAAAGAGCGAAGCCAAGGCCTTAACTACCGAGCTAACCGATTTAACAAGGCCAAAACCCAATGGCTCAATTTTAGGGCTGCGCGTTAAATTATACTTGTACAATATCAGCAAGGGCAAAAAGAATTTCATTTCGCGCTTTATTAACAAACTTGGCGAGCCGCCTGTATTGTTCAGTTCGGTAGATTTGGATCATAACGGTAAGGTGTTGACCAACCGCTTGCAAAACAAAGGTTATTTTCGTGCCCAGGTAACACCCGATAGCGCCATCAAAAACAAAACTGCTCAAGCGGTTTACAATACCCAAACCGGGCCCGTATTTAAAATACGCAAAGTGGTTTTCCCAAGGGATAGCGATAGTTTGGATACGGCGGTAACAGGTATATCTAAAAAATCATTCCTCAAGCCGGGCGATAATTATAACCTGGATGTGATTAAGAACGAAAGGATCAGGATTGACGCCCGTTTAAAGGAAGAAGGTTTTTACTTCTTCTCGCCTGATGATATCCTGCTGGAGGTGGACAGCACCAATGCAGGCAAAAACATGGTTGACCTGTATGAAATAGTTAAACCAGAAACACCTGATAAGGCATGGGATATTTATACCATGGATAAAACCTATATCTATCCACGCTATTCCCTTAGGGATACGGCGGCTAAGCTGGATTCGGCGGTCCACTACAACGATTATTACGTGATCGATCCCCGCAATACTATCCACCCTTATGTTTTTAAAGATGTGATAGCCCTGCATCCAGGCGAAGCTTATAACCGTACAGACCATAACCAGGCACTGAGCCGTTTTATAGATTTAGGCCCATACAAGTATGTTAAAAACCGGTTTGATATATCGCCGAAAGACACCTTAAAGCTTAATGCTTTTTACTACCTCACGCCTTATCCTAAAAAGTCGTTACGGTTTGAAACCCTGGTACGCACCACCTCAGCGAATTATAACGGTACACAGGTTAACTTAAGTTTCCGCAACCGGAATACCTTCAAGGGGGCAGAGCTTTTAACAGTATCATTATTAGGGAGTACAGACCTACAGTTTGGCGGTCAAAACAATGGTTATAACGTATACCAGGCAGGTATACAAACCAGCCTGACCTGGCCCCGGTTTATCACTCCTTTTAACGTGACTACCAATAACGGCTTTTTGCCCCATACCCGGCTCCAGTTAGAATATGATTTAACAAACCGGACCAAGTTATATACCTTAAACACCTTTAGCGCATCGTACGCTTATTTATGGAAACAAGACATTCATATCCAGCACGAGTTAACGGTTTTTGGATTTAGCTATACCAACGCGGCCAACGTAACAAAAATTTATACCGATAGTATATTACACACCCGAAACCCATCACTCAAACACGTAATTGATAACCAACTTACCTTTGGCCCAAGCTATAGCTATACTTACACTAACACAACCGAAAGTTACAAGCGAAACACTTACTATTATAATGGCAAAATCAGCTTATCTGGTAATATTTTAGGTTTGGTAACGGGTGCCGATACCCTTGCCGGAAAACCTAAAGCCATATTTGGCACCAATTATAGCCAATATGTTAAGCTGGAAAGCGAATTAAGGTATTATCATAAAATAAGCCCCAATATAACCTGGGCAAGCCGTATTATCGGCGGCGCAGGCTTAACTTATGGCAACTCTACCATTATGCCTTACAGCCAGCAGTTTTTTGTGGGTGGCGCTAATAGCTTACGCGGTTTCAGGGCACGTTCGGTGGGGCCGGGCAGCTATTATCCCGATGCAACCATCACCAACGGATCAGGGTTTATCCCGGATGAATCGGGTGACATCAAGATTGAAGCCAACACAGAATTTCGCCCTAAATTGTTCAGCATTGTATATGGCGCACTGTTTTTAGATGCCGGTAATGTTTGGCTGCTACACAGTAACAACACCCAGCAAGGCGGCCAGCCCGGCGGAGCTTTCAATAAAAACTTTTTAAATGATATGGCCGTAGATGCCGGTTTGGGTTTACGTTTTGACCTTAGTGTTTTAGTGCTCCGTACCGACCTCGGCTTCCCGCTCCGCAAACCATGGTTGCCCGACGGACAACGCTGGGTAATTAACAAAATCGACTTTGGTAATGGAGGCTGGCGCGGCGACAACCTGGTGTTTAACTTAGCTATCGGGTATCCGTTTTAGGGTTATTGGTTACTGGTTATTGGTTATTTGGAGAAAGCCGGGTACCTAATACCCTTAATGACTTAATAACCTAATAACTCAATAACCTAATAACTTAACAACCTAATAACTACCAACCAATAACCAACCCACAAACTTAATCTGCATATCCTTTTAAAATAAAATGCGTTTAACTATCTTCGAAAAGTAATATCAACCATAATTATAATCCAGATGAAGATAACCGTAATTGGCGCAGGCGCCGTAGGCGCTACGTGCGCTGATAATATTGCCCGCAGGGAGTTAGCCGAAGAACTAATTTTGTTAGATATCCGCGAAGGTTTTGCCGAAGGTAAGGCGATCGACATGATGCAGACGGCCTCCTACCTGGGTTTTGATACCAAGGTTACCGGTGTGACTAATGATTACGCGGCGACAGCTGACTCGGAAGTAGTGGTGATTACATCGGGCTTGCCACGTAAACCCGGCATGACCCGCGAAGAACTCATCGGAACCAACGCCGGTATTGTAAAGAGCGTAACCGAAAACGTTTTAAAATATTCGCCCAATACCATCATCATCGTAGTATCCAACCCGATGGATACCATGAACTATTTAACCCTTAAAACTTCTGGCTTACCCAAAAACAAGATACTGGGGATGGGCGGTGCTTTGGATTCTGCCCGTTTTAAATATTACCTGAGCCAGCAACTGGGCTGCTCGCCCGCCGACCTGAACGCGGTTGTAATTGGTGGCCACGGCGATACCACCATGATCCCCCTGATAGCCCACGCTACCTGGAACAGCATCCCGGTTACTCAATTACTCAGCAAAGAGCAGCAGGATAAAATTGTTGCGGATACCATGGTGGGCGGCGCAACCTTAACCAAACTGATTGGCACATCAGCATGGTACGCGCCGGGTGCCGGAACCGCTGCTATGGTTGAAGCTATTGTACGCGATGAGAAAAAACTGATCTCGTGCGGTGTTGCCTTAGATGGCGAATACGGCCAAAAAGATATTTCGCTTGTGGTGCCCGTGGTATTAGGAAAATCAGGATGGGAAAAGATAGTCGATTTTAAACTGAGTGAAACCGAACAAGCCGAGTTTAACAAAAGTGCCGACGCGGTAAGGAATATGAATCAGATTTTAAAGGATTCGAATTTTATATAGTTGTATTCACGGTGCAAATTGTTAGTAATTAGCATCCTTCTCCCGTCGTCATTGCGAGGAGGTACGACGAAGCAATCTCTATGCTATACAGAGCGAACCTGCAGAGCCGCTCTGCCTAAGTAGAGATTGCTTCGTCCCTCGCAATGACGCTTGGAGAGGTGTGATGGGTTATCAATAATCAGCTTCTTACCCCATCGTCATTGCGAGGAGGTACGACGAAGCAATCTCTATGCTATACAGGGCTAACTTGCAAAACCGCTCTGCCTATGTAGAGATTGCTTCGTCCCTCGCAATGACGCTTGGAGAGGTGTGATGATTTATCAATAATCAGCTTCCCCATCGTCATTGCGAGGAGGTACGACGAAGCAATCTCTAAGCTTTACAGGACAGACTTTCAAAGCCGCTCTGCCTACGTAGAGATTGCTTCGTACCTCGCAATGACGCTCGGAGAGAGCGCCAGCATAGCGATACAAAATTCTGATCATAAGCATTTCCGCTGTACACACCATGACAACCATCCCATTAAAAATTATTGAACTGCAAGGCGATGGCTACCATCCATTAGTAGAGGTTTTTATTTTTGGCAAAACCCACCTCCTGGTTCTGGATACCGGGGCATCAAAAACCGCATTCGACAGAGAGCTATTGCAGGAAGCCAACGAAGAAGCCGAATTTTTAGAGTCGGACAAATTATCAACCGGGCTGGGTACCAACAGCATGGCATCCTTTACCGCAACTATCCATGACATGCAGATCGGCACCCTCCGAATCCCGGCATTCGAAGTGGCTGTGCTCGATCTGTCGACCATCAACCATGCTTATGGACAGCTTAACCAGCCTCAGGTTCTTGGCGTATTGGGTGGCGATATTTTAATGCAGTATAAAGCTGTGATCGATTACGGCAACGAGACATTGACCCTAATATCCTATTAACTTTTTCACTCGGCCTATTCCAAACCATCGGTTTGTGCTCTTAATTTAGAAAGTAACTACTTCTTTAAAAATTAGTACTTATATTAGTTTCAGCTAATAACTTGACCATTCTATGCGCAAAATACTCTTACTCTTATGCCTCGCCGGCACTTTTACAGCTTGCAAGCAACCCAAGTCCGGCGGCTCAACAACAACTGGCATTGCCAACAAAGATATAGCCAAAGTATTCGATGATTATTACGAAGACCGGCTGAAGCTGTACCCCATGGAAGCCACCTCCATAGGCGATAACCGCTACAACGATCTGTTGCCTAACGATGGTTCGGCTGCCTTTATCAAGCAATCGCATGATTTTTATGCAGGTTACCTGGATAAAATCAAAGCTTTTAAACGTGATGAACTCAACGACGAAGACAAACTATCCTACGATATCTTTATTTATGAAATGAACATTGCATTGGATGGCTATAAATATCATTTTGAGTATATGCCCTTTAACCAAATGTTCTCGTTACCCCTTACCATCGGGCAATATGGTTCGGGCACAAGCGCGCAGCCGTTTAAAACCGTAAAAGATTATGACGACTGGCTGAAAAGGTTATCGGCCTTTCAATTATGGGCTGATACCGCTAAGGCCAATTTCAGCAAAGGCATCAAGGCTGGCGACGTAATGCCCAAAGCGCTGATTGTAAAAATGATTCCGCAGATGGAGAGTATGGTAGTAAGCGATCCTGCAAAAAGCTTGTTCTACACTCCGGTTACCAACTTTCCCAAGAGTTTTACAGATGCCGATAAGAAGCGATTAACCGATGACTATAAAAAAGCTATCCTGACCGTAGTAGTACCAACTTATAAGGGATTGGCCGACTATCTTAAAAACCAATACCTTCCGCATACACGTTCAACATCCGGCTACTCGGCTATACCTGACGGACCCGGCATGTACAAATACCTGGTGAAACAACAAACTACTACCGATAAAACCCCGGAAGAAATTTATCAGTTAGGCTTAAAAGAAGTTGCCCGCATTCGCGGAGAGATGGACAGTATCAAAAACAAGGTTGGCTTTAAAGGCGATTTGAAATCGTTTTTTGAATACATGAAAACCGACCCGAAGTTTACGCCATACAAAACCCCGAAGCAAGTGCTTGATGCTTTCGAAAACATCCACCAAAGGATGAAACCCAACCTTGAAAAAATGTTTAGCCATGTACCCAAAACCCCTTTCGAGATCAGGCAGACAGAAGCTTTCCGCGCCGCATCGGCAAGTGCCGAATACAACCAGGGCAGTGCCGACGGTACCCGCCCAGGTATATTTTACGTGCCGATATTGGATGCTACCAAATTTAACATTACATCGGGCATGGAATCGCTCTTTTTACACGAAGCTATACCAGGTCACCATTACCAGATCTCGTTAACACAGGAAAATACTTCCCTACCCAAATTCCGCCGCTTTGGAGGCGATAACGCTTATGTGGAAGGGTGGGCGCTGTACTGCGAGTCTTTAGGTAAAGAACTTGGCCTTTTTGCCGATCCGTACCAGCATATGGGTGCCTTAGGCGATGAAATTCACCGAGCCATACGCCTGGTAGTTGATGTGGCTATCCATACCAAAGGCATGACGCGCGAACAAGCCATCAAATACATGACCGATAACGAACAGATAAGCGAGGAAGGTGCCACTGCCGAAATTGAGCGCTATATGGCCATACCGGC
Proteins encoded in this window:
- a CDS encoding alpha-L-fucosidase; amino-acid sequence: MKNQSKLILLLLCLLPSFLMAQNGNTPVKPLTELQQNFVDLRFGMFIHFNMPTYANQDWPDPEMPASAFNPTKLNCDQWAKAAKTANMAYGCITTKHHSGFCIWDTKTTDYNVMNSPLKRDVVKEYVDAFRKNGLKVFLYYSILDTHHYLRPNCITPQHSKMVKAQLTELLTHYGPIQALIIDGWDAPWSRISYDDIPFEEIYRLVKSLQPNCLLMDLNGAKYPQEALYYTDIKTYEMGAGQRIASSGNRLPSLACLPLQQNWFWETSHPTTPVKDPVKLVNETLIPLNKENCNFILNVAPNRDGLMDDNALAALKQIGELWHNQGPLPPLPNSGLPIISHNLAKHVPANSSWSDDSAIMDFANDDDFGTSWVSNSTIKKPWFELNFKNDTEFNTITIAEEKANIKSYTLSCYHNGAWITLFSGENTNKIKIHRLKQMTGSKIRMQIESYDHQPSIAEFGVYNERR
- a CDS encoding translocation/assembly module TamB domain-containing protein, producing MEKLGRIALKTLLWVIGIVILLVLLVLILIQVPAVQNFAKDKAVTFLQSKIKTKVKIDRLSVEFPKMLVLEGVYFADQKGDTLLAGDKLKVNITMMQLLHKKVEINEINLQGITANVVRTPDSAFNYTYIMKAFMGEQKNEPKPTDTTSTLKFSLDKVILDKINIKYNDAISGNNVKFLLGHFDTRVKNFDLDKMKFNIPKITLAGFDATIIQTPTGPSVVAAPDTAVKPLNLTLDLGVIDLSKINVNYQGGEMKTKVNLGRLLVEMDKIDLKNQKVAIKNIQLENTNGQLSLLKPQTVQKAVVKAIKKADTLVASPQSGKGWSLALNKISLVNDNVKFDNEAQKVLAKGIDFAHMDIRNLNGDAQDIAYSPTQISGRVNTFAFSDKSGLKVEKFHTTFLYGEKQSYLNDLYLQTPYTVLQNQVQIGYQSLADMTAKLGELRINANLNGSKLGLRDVLILMPTMASMEPFKSSPNAVFKVNGKVNGQVNNLRIPNLEVTGLSNTHIKASATLKGLPDMAKAYFDVKIDDFNTSATDINKLAPAGSIPSSIRIPAVMNLKGIFKGGIKNFNTNLNLHSSDGNVAAIASMSSGKAKGSEVYSADIKANNLNAGKLLKQEKNVGYLTLTAKVKGSGTDMKTAVAQFSGDVVSADVMGYKYHNLVMNGTANRGLINVAARMKDPNISFALNAKANMTKKYPAVNMTLNLDSINLQKLHFAKDDLRLHGKLIANLPTADPDYLNGNIKLTDMMVANKGQVIRMDSVIVLATANADSSTLRLRSDMLTAHLAGKYKLTEMAPALQDVINKYFNTAPANAKTVKVKYAAQQYVFDARLVKTPLFTQFVPDLKQLDPVVFKGSFDSQSGKLVVNGSATKVVYGTNIVNNLKLNINTDNALNYSVTADQVKASQVNLLYPSITGNAQNNKLTTTVQIRDVNKKERYRIAGVLSTMAGEYQFSFLQDGLFLDYTQWTVSANNSLQFGSKGIMATDFAISNANQVLSVNTSPPQYNGPLNVEFKNFRIETLTKLAEQDALLVGGVINGSANVTNLDKAVTFTSDINISDFNFKGDTLGNIAAKVNNQTANAFAANVSITGKGNQVNLDGFYYTDKSSFDMNLDIVNLNLKSIEGFSFGNLKQASGSINGKLKITGTADAPNVRGDVNFNNAAVNIAMINSYYKMPNEKITFNNDSILFNNFTLIDSAGNKAVVAGTIYTKTYKDYKFGVDISMDNFRVFNATQADSKLYYGQVFLDTRLKIRGDMNKPIVDGSLKVNDKTKLTVVLPQSDPGIEDRKGVVVFVDKKKTKADSVFKGKLDSLKRSSITGLDVSMNLTIDKEADFTIVVDAANGDIVHIKGDAQLNLGIDPSGKTNLTGTFTVNEGSYDLSYLTINRKFSFKRGSTITWQGDPTSAALDMTAIYIANVPPIDLVDNQLSGETERTMYKQKLPFNVELTLRNELLKPDITFGITLPSNTNYNVSSDVLSTVNNKLDQLRQDPNELNKQVFAVLLLNHFIGENPLQSQGGSTTVEGQVRSSVSSLLSDQLNQLAGNMIAGVDLNFNLQSGEDYSSGTATNRTDLNVGLSKRFLNDRLTVNVGNNFNLEGQQANEKATNIAGDISVNYKLTKDGRYMVRAYRKDQYIVIQGQVVETGVGFALTVDFNRFSQIFRTKTRREKEMIKNQKQQEKEQKEKDKEKEKAVEQTEDDQKKQKTSK